The Sphingobacteriales bacterium nucleotide sequence AACTGTATTGCTTACAATAAAAAATAAAATAGGTGTTTGCAATAAGGTACTTGTTGTTACTTTGTCTAAAGAAAATATCAGCGAAGCAATAAATAATAGAATCGACAATGTGATGATAGTAGCACATTGTATTAATAAGTTGAATTTTCTATAGCCAAAATAGGTAACTATCATTTTGTAATAGCTTTTTGATGAGGTAAATGTATAAATTATTTAAATAATTTTACATTTTTATTATTCTATACTATTTCTTTTTGTGCTTATATTTATAGCATGAACAATGAACATTTAATTGCTTTCGATAGGTTGATAAATATTATGAATGATTTGAGAGCAAAATGTCCGTGGGACAAAAAGCAAACTATTCAAACTCTTAGAACTTTGACCATCGAGGAAACTTATGAATTGGCTGATGCCATTTTGCAAGAAGATTGGACAAATATCAAAGAAGAACTGGGTGATTTGTATTTGCACTTAGTTTTTTATAGTAAAATAGCTGCAGAACAAGAAAAGTTTAGCATTGCAGAAGTTTTGAATAATGTGTGCGAAAAATTAATTCACAGACATCCACATGTGTATGGAAATGTAGAAGTTGTAGATGATGATGAAGTAAAAAGAAATTGGGAATTATTAAAACTACAAGAAGGAAAAAAATCTGTATTGCAAGGCGTACCCAATTCACTTCCACCATTGAATAAGGCATTACGCATTCAAGACAAAGCAAAAAATGTAGGCTTTGAATGGGAAACTAAATCGCAAGTTTGGGAAAAAGTATTGGAAGAATTGGAAGAACTAAAGCAAGCAGAAGCAACTGAAGATACTAATAAAATTGAAGAAGAGTTTGGTGATGTCATATTTTCATTGGTAAATTATGCCAGATTTTTGAAAATAGATACAGAAGTTGCATTAGAAAAAACAAATCAGAAATTTATAACTAGATTTAAGAAGATGGAAAATTATGCTCAAGAAAACCAATTGCAATTAAATAAAATGACATTGACTGAGTTAGATGCATTGTGGGAAATGGCAAAAGAAAATAAAATATAGATAATTGAATGTAAAAAATACATATAGATTAGTTATTCTGTTGTCCTTGCTGTCTATCTTACTTGGAATTAACTATTATTTTTTAGATAATGTAGATATACAGACAGCCAAGAAAGTTGTGCAGAAATTAGTGAACAACAAAGAAAATGTTGCAACTGAATTAATTAATAGTAATAAATTTCTAACAAATTATACAGACTTAAATTATCTAAATACTCTAAGAGCAGAATTGAGCAAAAATGATTTGCAATTATTTATTTACTCAAAAGATAATTTGTTTTTTTGGTCAGATAATGAAACGATATTAAAAAATCCGAAGATAATTTATGATAGCGAAAATAGATTTGTAAAACAAGGCAATGGATTTTATGTTACAATACATAAATTTTTGCCAGATTTAGAACATCAGTTAATCATTTTAATTCCAGTTTATTATCAATATGCTATCAATAATCAATATTTGGTTAATGGCTTTGCATTTGACCATAGCATTTTAGATAAAGTAATTATTACTACAAAATCTACAGAACAAGAAAATTCAGTTTATAGTGTAAGTGGCGAAAAACTATTTTCTATTAAAGCATTAGACAGCACAAAACATCCACCATATTTTATAATTTTTATGTGTGGCTTTTTAATTCTTGCATGCGTATATTATTATACAAAAATTGTTAGGTATTATTTGTCTTACAATAAACGAAATGCATATTTATTAATTGCTTTGTTTGTTGTAGGTTGCGAAGTATTATTTAATCATACAAATATATTTTCAGATTTTTATAATTTCAAATTATTCTCATCATCATTATATGCATCAAAATATTTAGGAAGCAATTTAGGCGTATTTATAGTTAGATTATTGTTGTTGATATGGTTGTTGTATTTTATCAAGTTTATAGAATATACTGAAAATGTTTTCTTACGTAAAATGTCATTAGCGTTGCCTGTATTTCATTTTTATTTTATTATATATGTAATAGAAAATATAATATTAAACTCAACTATTAATTTTAATTTTTTTTAGTACACATCAGTTAATATCTATTTGTATTTGGCATTGATATTATTTGGTTTGTTGTTCTTTACATTGTTCCAATTACTCAATTATATTTTTTATAGTAAAATTGAAAAACAAGATTTTTATCTAATTCTAATGCTTATTGCTATTGTATCAGTTGTAAGGTATGTTGTTAATGGAAATGTATATTTTACACTATATCTAGCATTTTGGCTAAGTAGCTTTATTTTGATTTTTTACATCAAAAAAGAAATCCAATCCAAGTATTATTTTATTACTTCTATTCTGATTATTGCAATGTTGGCAATGCTCACCACAACTTTGCTTTGGATATTTTCGAGTGATAAAGAATTAGAAATTAAAAAGAAAAAAATCCATGAATTATATGCAGAAAGAGATTTGTTAGAAGAATTTGATATGGCAACCATCGAACAAAAAATTGCCAAGGATAATTTTATAAAACAATACATAGCAAATCCATACTTGACAAATATTGATTTGAATGAAAGAGTTTTAAAATATCTATCTAAGTTTAATAAAAATTATATAATAAACTCATACACATTCGATGCTGAAAAAAATACACTCAAAGGCGTAGAAAATAAAACAGCTTATTATTTTGATAGAATGATAAATCTAAAGAAATCAGTACATATTACAGATTACTTTTATCACATTCCATTAAAAGAAAGTGGCGAAAAATATGTAGCACGTTTTTTATATAACGATGATACACTCAATTATGGTTATATCTATATTGAATTAATTCCACGTATATTCAAAATCAATAGCGCATATCCAGAATTATTGACGAAGAATAAAACCTACTATGATGATATTTTTAAAAATTATTCTTACGCAATTTACCAAAACAAACATCTAATAAAAAATAATGGTTTTTACCAATATGCAACTTATCTAGATTTTCGTAAATTAAAAAACGATGATTATAATATTGTAGATAAGTACAATTATAAGCACTTAATTTATTTTTCAAACGATAAAGCAATTGTAGTATCTGAGCCAAATAAATCATTGTGGGTTGCTATATCAGTCTTTTCACTCATGTTGTTCACTTACCTTATTTTGTTTGTAATATTAGATTACATGGGTTTTTCATACAACATGTGGTTAGATACCAAAATCAAAGATTTCTTTATAAATGACACGTTGCAAAAACAAATTCAAAACTATATTATACTATTGCTGTTTTTGTCGTTGAGTATATTGGCATTTATTACATTTGTATATTTTAATTTCCAATATAAAAATATTTATTACGATAAATTGAAACAGAATACAAACGTAGTCGTTAAAAACTTTAAACAACTTTTCTTAGAATATTATCCAACTTATGGCGAAGAAACGTACAATTGGGTAATTGCAAATAAACTACAACAACGTTCAGATGTTTTTGAAATTGATATTACAGCATACAACACAAATGGCGATATGTTGGCAACATCAAACCCAGAAATATATAAGAATCATCTTGTCTCAAAAAAAATGAATTCCGAAGCATATTACGCATTGTATCATTTACGAAAGTCAAAATTTATTGGCGAAGAAAAAATTGGGAAACTTAGTTTTTTAAGTTTATACATTGCAATTGTAATTGATGGCAATACAAAATTGTATTTGCAATTTCCGCATTATAATTTAGATAAATACTTACAATCAGAAATTGTACTGTTCTTAATTTATTTAATTAATATATATGTTTTGTTTTTAATTTTAATTGCATTTGCAGCAGTTTTCTTATCAAAGAGCATCACCAATTCACTTGCTATTATTGCCAATCATATACAAAAAGTACAACTAGATAAAAAGAATATTCAATTAGAGTGGAACAAAAATGACGAAATTGGTTTGCTGGTTAAACAGTACAATAGAATGTTATTCGAACTTGAAAAAAGTGCAATAGCATTAGCAAAGTCAGAAAGAGAAGGTGCGTGGAGCGAAATGGCAAAACAAGTAGCACACGAAATAAAAAATCCATTAACACCAATGAAGTTGAGCATTCAGCATTTGCAGCGTGCATTGTACAATAATGATGAAAATTTACAAGAACTCACACTCAAAATTTCAAACAGGTTAATTGAGCAAATTGATATTCTTTCAGATATTGCGTCAGCATTTTCAGACTTTGCAAAACTA carries:
- the mazG gene encoding nucleoside triphosphate pyrophosphohydrolase, coding for MNNEHLIAFDRLINIMNDLRAKCPWDKKQTIQTLRTLTIEETYELADAILQEDWTNIKEELGDLYLHLVFYSKIAAEQEKFSIAEVLNNVCEKLIHRHPHVYGNVEVVDDDEVKRNWELLKLQEGKKSVLQGVPNSLPPLNKALRIQDKAKNVGFEWETKSQVWEKVLEELEELKQAEATEDTNKIEEEFGDVIFSLVNYARFLKIDTEVALEKTNQKFITRFKKMENYAQENQLQLNKMTLTELDALWEMAKENKI
- a CDS encoding GHKL domain-containing protein, which produces MALILFGLLFFTLFQLLNYIFYSKIEKQDFYLILMLIAIVSVVRYVVNGNVYFTLYLAFWLSSFILIFYIKKEIQSKYYFITSILIIAMLAMLTTTLLWIFSSDKELEIKKKKIHELYAERDLLEEFDMATIEQKIAKDNFIKQYIANPYLTNIDLNERVLKYLSKFNKNYIINSYTFDAEKNTLKGVENKTAYYFDRMINLKKSVHITDYFYHIPLKESGEKYVARFLYNDDTLNYGYIYIELIPRIFKINSAYPELLTKNKTYYDDIFKNYSYAIYQNKHLIKNNGFYQYATYLDFRKLKNDDYNIVDKYNYKHLIYFSNDKAIVVSEPNKSLWVAISVFSLMLFTYLILFVILDYMGFSYNMWLDTKIKDFFINDTLQKQIQNYIILLLFLSLSILAFITFVYFNFQYKNIYYDKLKQNTNVVVKNFKQLFLEYYPTYGEETYNWVIANKLQQRSDVFEIDITAYNTNGDMLATSNPEIYKNHLVSKKMNSEAYYALYHLRKSKFIGEEKIGKLSFLSLYIAIVIDGNTKLYLQFPHYNLDKYLQSEIVLFLIYLINIYVLFLILIAFAAVFLSKSITNSLAIIANHIQKVQLDKKNIQLEWNKNDEIGLLVKQYNRMLFELEKSAIALAKSEREGAWSEMAKQVAHEIKNPLTPMKLSIQHLQRALYNNDENLQELTLKISNRLIEQIDILSDIASAFSDFAKLPSSVVERIDFIPILTSIIELFRETNHVKIYFEKNLDDAFIMADKNQMNRVFTNLFKNAIQAIPSDREGIINVDIQDAGDLYQISIKDNGNGIPKDKASRIFEPNFTTKSSGTGLGLAICKNIMESINGKIWFVSEENTYTIFYLEIPKDK